Proteins encoded within one genomic window of Oncorhynchus keta strain PuntledgeMale-10-30-2019 chromosome 12, Oket_V2, whole genome shotgun sequence:
- the LOC118391722 gene encoding relaxin-3 receptor 1-like, translating to MDFLSGSGAGLRSEMHGEQSEEGSGLYPVADFNFSFMLNKTNQSFGEYAHLSDLEKSDLFGDGSAVLRIIISVIYSVVCTLGLIGNILVLYLMKSKQVWKKSSINLFVTSLALTDFQFVLTLPFWAVENALDFTWLFGKAMCKIVSYVTAMNMYASVFFLTAMSVARYWSVASALKSRRRRHRCCSARLMSIVIWVAAISAALPHAVFSTTATVSNEELCLVKFPDTVDAQFWLGLYHSQKVLIGFLIPLGIISVCYLLLLRFITSRNVNTSSAKRRSKVTKSVTIVVLSFFLCWLPNQALTAWGILIKLNVVHFSWAYYTTQAYIFPVSVCLAHSNSCLNPILYCLMRREFRKALKKLFWQITSPSVTNMRPFTATTKPEQDEHGHALVPLSPAEPALVFYPPGVVIYNGRNDMLPNST from the coding sequence ATGGATTTTCTGAGCGGCAGCGGTGCTGGGCTGAGGTCGGAGATGCATGGGGAACAAAGCGAGGAAGGTTCAGGATTATATCCCGTTGCTGACTTCAACTTCTCTTTCATGCTTAACAAAACGAACCAGTCCTTTGGAGAGTACGCTCACTTGTCTGATTTGGAGAAAAGTGATTTATTCGGGGATGGATCCGCCGTCCTGAGAATAATAATCTCTGTGatttactctgtggtctgtaccTTGGGGTTGATAGGAAACATCCTTGTATTATATCTCATGAAGTCTAAACAAGTCTGGAAGAAATCGTCCATTAACCTTTTCGTGACGAGTTTAGCGTTGACTGATTTCCAGTTTGTATTAACTCTTCCTTTTTGGGCAGTGGAGAACGCTTTGGACTTCACCTGGCTTTTTGGAAAAGCCATGTGCAAGATAGTGTCTTACGTGACAGCGATGAATATGTACGCAAGTGTGTTTTTCCTGACTGCTATGAGTGTGGCACGGTACTGGTCGGTTGCATCGGCTCTCAAGAGCAGGCGGCGCCGTCACCGCTGCTGCTCCGCGCGTCTTATGAGCATTGTCATATGGGTTGCTGCTATATCCGCAGCTTTGCCCCATGCGGTGTTCTCCACAACGGCGACTGTCTCCAACGAGGAACTGTGCCTTGTTAAATTTCCAGACACCGTTGACGCACAATTCTGGCTTGGACTTTACCATAGTCAAAAAGTACTGATCGGGTTTCTAATACCGCTGGGGATCATCTCCGTCTGCTACCTGCTGCTTTTGCGCTTCATCACATCCAGGAATGTGAACACCTCCAGCGCAAAGAGGCGCTCCAAAGTGACTAAATCTGTGACTATAGTGGTTCTGTCATTCTTCCTCTGTTGGTTGCCGAACCAGGCACTAACGGCGTGGGGAATTCTCATAAAACTCAACGTTGTGCATTTCAGTTGGGCATATTACACCACGCAGGCATATATATTcccagtgtctgtctgtttggcGCACTCTAACAGCTGTCTAAACCCCATATTGTATTGTCTAATGAGAAGAGAGTTCAGAAAGGCTTTGAAAAAACTTTTTTGGCAAATAACTTCTCCATCCGTGACCAACATGAGACCATTTACGGCGACGACCAAGCCAGAGCAAGACGAGCATGGACATGCGTTGGTACCGTTAAGTCCGGCAGAGCCAGCCTTGGTTTTCTATCCACCTGGTGTTGTCATTTACAATGGGAGAAACGATATGCTCCCgaacagtacgtag